A portion of the Camelus ferus isolate YT-003-E chromosome 16, BCGSAC_Cfer_1.0, whole genome shotgun sequence genome contains these proteins:
- the TEKT3 gene encoding tektin-3 has protein sequence MEPLGSTLTATYAHPRPTPASFLPAVSTRASSYRDRFPHSNLTHSPSLPWRPSTYYRAAANSPALEPYCARSQRASQSAMLPFVSSRTTLLTRYTPDDWYRSNVTNCLESSTSRHNSERLRVDTSRLIQDKYQQTRKTQADSTQNLGERVNDIGFWKSEITHELDAMIGETNELTDVKKKLERALMETEAPLQVARECLFHREKRMGIDLVHDEVETELLTEVDIILCCQERMKMHLDKAIAQLAANRASQHELEKDLSDKQAAYRIDDKCHHLRNTSDGVSFFRGVERVDATVSVPESWAKFTDDSILRSQSERAASAKLRDDIQNLLVVTANEMWNQFNKVNLAFTSRIAETADAKNKTQIHLAKTLQEIFQTEMTIESVRKAIRDKSAFLKVAQTRLDERTRRPNIELCRDMAQLRLVSEVHEVDDTIQTLQQRLRDAEDTLQSLVHTKATLEHDLAVKANTLYIDQEKCMSMRKSFPSTLRLVGFC, from the exons ATGGAGCCTCTAGGTTCTACTTTGACGGCGACTTATGCCCACCCCAGGCCAACACCAGCCAGCTTTCTCCCAGCCGTCAGCACCAGGGCATCGAGCTACAGGGACCGCTTCCCCCACTCCAATCTGACCCACAGCCCGAGCCTTCCTTGGAGGCCGAGCACGTACTACAGAGCAGCCGCCAACTCGCCGGCCTTGGAGCCGTACTGCGCCAGGTCCCAGAGGGCGTCCCAGAGCGCCATGCTTCCGTTTGTCTCCAGCAGAACCACTCTGCTCACCAGGTACACGCCCGATGACTGGTACAGGTCCAACGTAACCAACTGCCTGGAGTCCAGCACTTCCCGCCACAATTCAGAGAGGCTGCGGGTGGACACGTCTCGTCTGATTCAAGACAAGTATCAACAGACAAGAAAGACCCAGGCTGACTCCACCCAGAATCTGGGCGAACGAGTCAACGACATAGGGTTTTGGAAATCTGAAATCACTCATGAGCTGGATGCAATGATTGGAGAGACAAATGAACTAACAGATGTTAAGAAAAAACTGGAGAGGGCTCTGATGGAGACAGAAGCCCCTCTTCAG GTAGCCCGGGAATGTCTGTTTCACCGAGAGAAGAGAATGGGAATCGATCTAGTGCATGATGAGGTGGAAACCGAGCTGCTGACG GAAGTTGATATTATTCTGTGTTGTCAAGAAAGAATGAAGATGCACTTGGACAAAGCCATTGCCCAGCTGGC AGCCAACAGAGCTTCCCAGCACGAGCTGGAGAAGGACCTGAGTGACAAACAGGCGGCTTACCGCATCGACGACAAGTGCCACCACCTGCGCAACACGTCGGACGGCGTCAGCTTCTTCCGCGGAGTGGAGCGCGTGGACGCGAC ggtCTCAGTGCCCGAGTCCTGGGCCAAATTTACCGACGACAGCATTCTTCGCTCCCAGAGCGAGCGAGCTGCCTCGGCCAAACTACGGGACGACATCCAGAACCTCCTGGTGGTGACGGCCAACGAGATGTGGAATCAGTTCAACAAAGTGAACTTGGCCTTCACCAGCCGCATCGCTGAGACTGCAGACGCTAAAAATAAGACCCAGATCCATCTGGCGAAG ACCCTGCAGGAGATTTTCCAGACTGAAATGACCATCGAGTCCGTCAGGAAGGCCATCAGGGACAAGTCTGCCTTCCTGAAGGTGGCTCAGACCAGACTGGATGAGCGCACCAGGAGACCCAACATAGAGCTGTGCAGGGACATGGCGCAGCTGCG CCTGGTCAGCGAGGTGCACGAGGTGGACGACACCATCCAGACCCTGCAGCAGCGCCTGAGGGACGCGGAGGACACTCTGCAGTCGCTGGTCCACACCAAGGCCACCCTGGAGCACGACCTGGCGGTCAAAGCCAACACCCTGTACATCGACCAGGAGAAGTGCATGAGCATGCGCAAGAGCTTCCCCAGCACCCTGCGGCTGGTGGGCTTCTGctag